The sequence AACAGGCCGTAGACCAGGGCGGGCGCGATGGCGGAGGCGCCCAGGCAGAAGGAGAGCGTCACCAGGGGCTGCAGGTTGTGGCGCTCCACCAGGGTGGCGAGCAGGATCGTCGGCACACCGATGGCGAGCGCCGACACGCGCGCGAGGGCCATCTCGCGCCGGGGCGGCATCTCCTGCACGCGCGCGGAGAGGACGTCGTGGGCGAGGGAGTTGGCACAGGCGAGGATCATCCCGGCCACCGAGGCGAGCAGGGTCAGGAAGATCGCGGTGGTGACCATGGTGAACAGGAAGGTCTCCGTGGCCGACACGTCCGTGCCGAGGGCCGCCCGGGAGCCCAGCAGGTAGGCCGTGTTGCCCTGCGGATCGGCCCCGGCGATCACGGTGCGGCCGAGCAGCGCGGTGGCGCCGAATCCGACCACCGTGATGACCAGCACGAACAGGGCGACGATCGACACCGCCCAGGACATCGAGCGGCGCACCTGACGGGCGCTGGAGGCGGTGTACATGCGCATGGTGATGTGCGGCAGACAGGCACCGCCGAGGACCACGGTCAGCTCGGAGGCGATCATGTCGAGGCGGGAGCGGGTCCCGGTGCCGAACTCCAGCCCGGAGCGCAGGAAGGCCGGACCGGCCCCGCTGTGCCGGGCGGCCGCGGCGAACAGGGCGCCCGGGTCCCAGTCGAAGCGGCGCAGGATCAGTACGGCGACCAGGGCGCCGGAGCCGACCAGCGTCACGATCTTCAGGATCTGGATGAGGGCGGTGCCCTTCATGCCGCCGATCGCCGCGTAGGCGATCATCAGGGCGCCCAGCGCGACGACGCACGCGGTCTTCAGCGACTCGTCGGTGAAGCCGAGGATGAACGCCATCAGCTGCCCGGTCCCGGCGAGCTGGACCAGCATCAGCGGCAGCAGGGCGGCGATCGTCACCGCGCAGGCCGTGATGCGCACACAGCGGCCCGGCAGCCGGCGGGCGAGCGCGTCGCCCATGGTGAACCGGCCCGCGTTGCGCAGCGGTTCGGCCAGCAGGAACATCAGCAGCATCAGCGACAGCGCCGTACTGAGCGCGAGCACGACCCCGTCGTAGCCGCACAGGGCGATCACCCCGCCAGTGCCGAGGACGGTGGCCGCCGAGATGTAGTCGCCGGCGATGGCGAGGCCGTTGCGCAGCGGGGACAGGGAGCCGTAGCCGGTGTAGAACTCGTCGAGGTCGTCGCGGTCGGGGCCGGTCATCACGCACAGCAGCAGGGTCACCGTGGCGACCGTGGAGAAGGCGACCAGGGACATCGTCTGGGCCCGGCCGCTGAAACCGGTGAGGCCCCACACGGCGGGGGAGACGGCGGCCGCGCTCATCGCACCGCTCCGCGCCGGGCGTCCAGCGCGGCCTCCGCGCGGATGCGGTCCGCGAGCGGATCGACGTGCACGCGCGCGGTGTGCTCGTACAGCGCGATCGCGAGCCAGGTGACGGGCAGTTGGAGCAGGGCGAGCAGCAGGCCGGCCGGGATGCCGTCGGCGACCGTGCGCGTCATCACGCCAGGCGCGCACGCCGACAGGACCAGGAACAGCGTGAAGTAGCCCAGCGCGGTGAGCGTGGCGGTACGCCGGTGCCAGCGGTAGGCGCTGCGCAGGACCCGCAGGTCGCTGTGGTGGCCGACGGGCGCACGGGACGGCCTGCAGCGGGCCGGGGGCGGTTCCGGCGCCGGGGGCTGCCAGGGGTAGGTGAGAGGGGTGGGGCGCGGCGGGTCGTACGCCGGATGAGGCCGCCGGTCGTGGGGCGGCGGCGGGTCGTACCGCGAAGGGAACGAGTCGTACGGCGAAGGCGGCGGGTCGTACGGCGAAGGGGACGCGTCGTAAGGCCAAGGGGAGGGGCGGCGCGGCGGACGGGGTGGATCGTAGGGCGTGTGTGGGGGGTGCGGCGGGTCGTGGAACATCCCGGGGCTCCTTGCGTGGCTCGGGTCCGTGGCGGCGGACCGCAGGGAGGTGGGGGGTGTGGAGCCACGCACGCTACTCGCGGGTCCCGAGCCGTGCGGCGTTTTCACCAAACTGGGCGGTCGGTATGCGCTTACTTCGCAAAAACGTTTCCGACCTGGGGTGTTACCCGCGTTAACCGCGCTCTGCCGGCAACTGCGCGTGCCCGCTCACTCGCCCCGGACCGGGAACCGCCGCGGCGCCAGGAGCAGCAGCACCAGGAACGCCAGTGCCGCCGCGCCGGCCGCGCCGAGGTACACCGCGTGCACCGCGTCGGCGATCGCCCGCCGGGTCGCCTCCGGGGCCGTACCGGCGTTCAACGCGCGCGTGACGGAGTCCAGGTCGCCCGCGCCGCCCAGCCGTGCGGCCAGCACCCCGTTGGCGACGGCGCCGAACAGCGAGGCGCCCAGGGTCTGTCCGGTCTGCCGGCAGAACAGCACGGACGCGGTCGTGGTGCCCCGCTCCGACCAGCCCACCGTCGACTGCACACCGACGATCAGCGGCAGCTGGAACAGGCCCAGCGCGCCGCCCAGCAGCAGCATCAGCAGCGTCGGCTGCCACCACGACCCGGGATACGGCAGGAACGGGAACGCGAACAGGATCAGCGCCGCCAGGCCGATGCCGAGCAGCGCGGTGTCGCGGAAGCCGATACGGCGGTAGACGTGCTGGCTGAGCGCCGCCGACACCGGCCAGCTCAGTGTCCACACCGACAGCACGAATCCGGCGGCCACGGGCGCGAGTCCGAGCACCGACTGGGCGTACGTCGGCAGGAACACGCTCGGCGCCACCATGAGCAGTCCCAGCGCGCCGAGCGCCAGATTGACGGCCGCGATCGTCCGGCGCCGCCACACCCACCCCGGGATGACCGGCTGCGCGGCCCGCCGCTCCACCACGACCACGAGCCCGGTCAGTGCCAGGCCGGCCGCGAACAGCGCCAGCGACGGCGCCGACAGCCACGGCCAGGCGACCCCGCCCTGCACCAGCGCGGTCAGCAGCACCCCGCCGGCCGCGAACACCGCGAGCGCGCCGGCCCAGTCCACACGCGCGCGTGCCGTGGTGCCCGCGTCCTTCGGCTTCACCCGCTGCGGCTCGTGCAGATGGCGGACGATCAGCCACAGCGCGGCGGCTCCGATCGGCAGGTTGACCAGGAAGATCCAGCGCCAGTCGGCGTACGCGGCGAGTACCCCGCCGAGCCCCGGCCCGGCGATCGCCGACACCGCCCACACCGTGGACAGCTTCGACTGGATCTTCGGGCGTTCCTCGAGCGGATACAGATCCGCGGCCAGCGTCTGCACGGTGCCCTGCAACGCGCCGCCGCCCAGGCCCTGCACGACCCGGAAGGCGATCAGCGCCGCCATGTTCCAGGCCGCCGCGCACACCAGCGAGCCCAGCAGGAACACGGCCGCGCCCACCACGAGGACGGGCTTGCGGCCGAAGGTGTCGGACAGCTTGCCGTAGACGGGGAGCGAGACGGTGACGGCGAGCAGATAGCCCGAGAACAGCCAGGAGAAGACGGAGAACCCGCCGAGGTCGCCGACGATCTGCGGCACGGCCGTGGAGACGATGGTGGAGTCGAGCGCCGCCAGCGCCATCGCCAGCATCAGCGCGGCGACGACCGCCCCGCGCCGCCGGGTCTCCTGCCGTGTGCCGGTGCCGCCGCGTATCGCGGGTGTCGTACTCCCCACCGCAAACCCCTCCCCTTGGCCCACTGAGTCGTCGACCCGCTCCCCGAGTCCCTGCCCGAACCTACCCCGTGGCCCTTGCAGCTATCTGCGTCCGCGAGCGTTCCGCGACCGGCGGGACTTGACCCTGACGCAGCGGGAGGGTGGAGGCTCGACGCGTCGAAAGGTGGAGCCCGGGGCGCCGAAGGGTGGAGACGACCCCGAGAACGGGTCCGCCCGGAGGTGGAGCACCCCTAGGGGTGTCTCCGTACTACGGCCCGGGGAGGGTTCGTCCCGGCGGAGGAGGAGACGGACCGGGTCCGGTCCTTAACCTGGCTTTACGCCGCTGGGGGGCGGACGGGCGAACCGGCGAGGTGGGGTTTACCCCCCGAAAAGACGGGGCTTCGCACCAGCGCGCGGCACCGCCGCCGACCGCGAGACTCATCGACGTCAGCCGGCGCGCCACCGGGGCGCACCGCAACCACTCATCGACCTGCCGACCGACATAGGAGACATACCGTGACATCGGCTGTGACCATTCCCAGGCACGGGGGTACTGGAGGGCCTACGGCCGTTGCCGCGCGGGCGCGGCAGGTCGTGAAGGCGTACGGGGCCGGCGAGACCCGTGTCGTCGCCCTCGACCACGTCGACGTGGACATCGCCCGCGGTCAGTTCACCGCGATCATGGGCCCCTCGGGGTCCGGCAAGTCCACCCTGATGCACTGCCTCGCCGGCCTCGACACCGTCACCAGCGGGCAGATCTACCTGGACGAGACCGAAATCACCGGCCTGAAGGACAAGAAGCTCACCCAGCTGCGCCGGGACCGGATCGGCTTCATCTTCCAGGCGTTCAACCTGCTGCCGACGCTGAACGCGCTCGAGAACATCACGCTGCCCATGGACATAGCCGGCCGCAAGCCGGACAAGGCCTGGCTGGACCGGGTCGTGGAGACCGTCGGCCTCGCCGGACGCCTCAAGCACCGGCCGACCCAGCTCTCCGGCGGACAGCAGCAGCGCGTCGCCGTGGCCCGCGCGCTCGCCGCCCGCCCGGAGATCATCTTCGGGGACGAGCCGACCGGAAACCTCGACTCGCGCGCGGGCGCCGAGGTCCTGGGCTTCCTGCGCCGCTCGGTGGACGAACTCGGCCAGACCATCGTGATGGTCACGCACGACCCCGTGGCCGCCTCCTACGCGGACCGCGTGCTGTACCTCGCCGACGGCCGGATCGTCGACGAGATGTACCAGCCGACGGCCGATCAGGTCCTGGACCGCATGAAGGACTTCGACGCCCGGGGGCGTACGTCATGACCGTCCTGAAGACCTCGATGCGCAACTTCTTCGCGCACAAGGGCCGGATGGCGCTGTCGGCGGTCGCGGTCCTGCTGTCGGTGGCGTTCGTCTGCGGCACGCTGGTGTTCACCGACACCATGAACACCACCTTCGACAAGCTCTTCCAGGCCACGTCCTCGGACGTCACGGTCAGCGCGAAGGGTTCCTCCGACACCGGCGAGACGACCTCCCGCACCGGCAAGCCGCCGGTCATGCCGGCCTCCGTCGTCGGCACGGTCCGCGGCGCCCAGGGCGTGCAGAAGGCCGAGGGCACGGTGTTCTCCACCTCGGTCACCGTGATCGACGCCAAGAAGGACAAGCTGTCGCCGAGCAGCGGCGCGCCGACCATCGTGGGCAGCTGGAACGGCAACGACGCCCGCACCATGAAGATCACCTCCGGTACGGCGCCCAAGGGCCCGGACCAGGTCATGGTCGACGAGGACACCGCCGACAAGCACCACCTGAAGATCGGCTCCGACATCGGCATGATCTCGGTCGTCGGCACGCACCACGCGCGCGTGTCCGGCATCGCCGCCTTCAAGGTCACCAACCCGGGCGCGGCCATCTTCTACCTGGACACCACGACCGCCCAGCAGACCCTGGTCGGCCGGACCGGCGTCTACACCAACATCAACGTCACCGCCGCCAAGGGCGTGACGAACGACCAGCTGAAGGCGAACGTCACGGCCGCCCTCGGCCACGGCTACAAGGTGCAGACCGCCAAGGAGGTCGCCGACGCCAACCAGAAGAGCGTCAAGAGCTTCCTGAACGTCATGAAGTACGCGATGCTCGGCTTCGCCGGGATCGCCTTCCTCGTCGGCATCTTCCTGATCATCAACACCTTCTCCATGCTGGTCGCCCAGCGCACCCGCGAGATCGGCCTGATGCGCGCCATCGGCTCCTCCCGCAAGCAGGTCAACCGGTCCGTGCTGATCGAGGCGCTGCTGCTCGGCGTGATCGGCTCCGTGCTCGGCGTCGGCGCGGGCGTCGGCATCGCGGTCGGGTTGATGAAGCTCATGGGCCAGATGGGCATGCACCTGTCCACCGACGACCTGACCATCGCCTGGACGACGCCCGCCGTCGGCGTGCTCCTCGGCGTCGTGGTCACCGTCCTGGCCGCCTACCTGCCCGCCCGGCGGGCCGGCAAGATCTCCCCGATGGCCGCCCTGCGCGACGCCGGCACCCCGGCCGACGCCAAGTCCGGTGTGATCCGGGCCGTGATCGGCCTGCTCCTCACCGGCGCCGGCGGCTTCAGCCTGTACGTCGCCGGCACCGCCGACAAGGCCAAGGCCGGCTCGGGCTGGCTGGGCCTCGGCGTGGTGGCCACGCTGATCGGCTTCGTCGTCATCGGCCCGCTGCTCGCCGCCGGAGTGGTCCGCGTCCTCGGCGCGATCGTCCTGCGGATCTTCGGCCCGGTCGGGCGGATGGCCGAGCGCAACGCGCTGCGCAACCCGCGCCGCACCGGCGCCACCGGCGCGGCCCTGATGATCGGCCTCGCCCTGGTCGCCTGCCTGTCGGTGGTCGGCTCCTCCATGGTGGCCTCGGCCACCGACCAGCTCGACAAGACCGTCGGCACGGACTTCATCGTCCAGCCGGACAACCAGCAGCTCATCACCCCGCAGGCGGTCAGGCTCATCAAGGACACCCCGGGGCTCGCCCGGGTCACCGAGTACCGGCCGGCCCAGGCCGACTTCACCACCCCGGACGGCCAGACGCTCAAGGACACGGACATCACGGCCGCCGACCCGACGTACGCGACCGACCTGCGCAAGAAGACCGTCGCCGGCAACCTCAAGGACGCCTACCTGCCCGACTCGATGTCCGTCCCCGAGAAGTTCGCCAAGGCCCACGGCATCCACCTCGGCTCGAAGAACACCATCGCGTTCAAGGACGGCTCCACCGCCCGTCTGACGGTCCGCGCGATCACCAGCAGCGACGACGTGATCGACCAGGGCGCCGACTACACGTCGCTCGCCACGCTCGCCAAGTACGTGCCCGCCGACAGGATGCCGCTGGACCAGATGGTCTTCGCCACCGCCAAGGACGGACAGCAGGCGGCCGCCTACAAGGCGCTGAAGTCGGCCCTGCACGACGGCTACCCGCAGCTGACCGTGCGCGACCAGACCGACTACAAGAAGGCGCTGAAGGACCAGATCGGCCAGCTGCTGAACATGATCTACGGCCTGCTGGCGCTCGCGATCATCGTCGCGGTCCTGGGTGTCGTGAACACCCTGGCCCTGTCGGTGGTCGAGCGGACCCGGGAGATCGGCCTCATGCGGGCCATCGGCCTCTCCCGCCGCCAGCTGCGCCGCATGATCCGCCTGGAGTCCGTGGTGATCGCCCTCTTCGGCGCCCTGCTCGGCCTCGGCCTGGGCATGGGCTGGGGCGCGACCGCCCAGAAGCTCCTCGCGCTCCAGGGGCTGAAGATCCTCGACATCCCCTGGCCGACGATCATCACCGTCTTCGTCGCCTCGGCCTTCGTGGGCCTGTTCGCCGCCCTGATCCCGGCGTTCCGCGCGGGCCGGATGAACGTCCTGAACGCCATCGCGACCGACTAGCCGCCGGAGCTGGTCCTACGACCACCGCATACGGGGGTTGCGGGGGAGAACCCGGTGCCGGGAGTCCTGGGGACTCCCGGCACCGGGTCGTTCGCCGTCGCGGGACGCCCGGCCCGGGTTGTCCACAGCCTCCGGCACAGCCGAGCGCAGCGTCGTAGGCTGGAGAACCCCCGGCCCTCGCACGAGTCGGGTTCTTCGCGTTGCCCCACCCCCGGACGGAAAGCCCCTCCATGAGCCTGCACGGTCTGCTCGACGCCGTCGTCAAGGACCCCGCCCTCGCCGAAGCGATCACGGCGGCCGCGGACGGCAACCGCATGCATGTCGACCTCGTCGGCCCGCCGGCGGCCCGCCCCCTCGCGGTCGCCGCACTCGCCCGCGAGGCAGGCCGCCCCGTGCTCGCGGTCACGGCGACGGGCCGCGAGGCCGAGGACCTGGCCGCGGCCCTGCGCTCCCTGCTGCCCGCCGACGGCGTCGTGGAGTACCCCTCCTGGGAGACCCTGCCGCACGAGCGGCTCAGCCCGCGCAGCGACACCGTCGGCCGCCGCCTCGCCGCCTTGCGCCGCCTCGCCCACCCCCGCCCCGACGACCCCGGGACCGGCCCGGTCTCCGTCGTCGTGGCTCCCGTACGATCCGTCCTCCAGCCGCAGGTCAAGGGCCTCGGCGACCTGGAACCGGTGGCGCTGAGGACCGGGCAGAGCGCCGACCTGGACGACGTCGTGGAAGCCCTCGCGGCCGCCGCCTACGCGCGCGTGGAGCTGGTCGAGAAGCGCGGCGAGTTCGCCGTGCGCGGCGGCATCCTGGACGTCTTCCCGCCCACCGAGGAACACCCCCTGCGCGTGGAGTTCTGGGGCGACGAGGTCGAGGAGATCCGCTACTTCAAGGTTGCCGACCAGCGCTCCCTCGAAGTCGCCGAGCACGGCCTGTGGGCCCCGCCGTGCCGCGAGCTGCTGCTCACCGACGACGTCCGCGCACGCGCGCGTGCCCTCGCCGAGGAGCACCCCGAGCTGGGCGAACTGCTGAACAAGATCGCCGAGGGCATCGCGGTCGAGGGCATGGAATCCCTCGCCCCGGTCCTGGTCGACGACATGGAGCTGCTCCTCGACGTCCTGCCCAAGGGCGCCATGGCCGTCGTCTGCGACCCCGAGCGGGTCCGCACGCGCGCCGCCGACCTCGTGGCCACCTCCCAGGAGTTCCTCCAGGCCTCCTGGGCGGCCACAGCGGGCGGCGGCGAGGCCCCGATCGACGTCGGCGCGGCCTCCCTGTGGTCCATCGCCGACGTCCGCGACCGCGCGCGCGAGCTGGACATGATGTGGTGGTCGGTGTCCCCCTTCGCCGCCGAC comes from Streptomyces sp. FXJ1.172 and encodes:
- a CDS encoding sodium/solute symporter — its product is MSAAAVSPAVWGLTGFSGRAQTMSLVAFSTVATVTLLLCVMTGPDRDDLDEFYTGYGSLSPLRNGLAIAGDYISAATVLGTGGVIALCGYDGVVLALSTALSLMLLMFLLAEPLRNAGRFTMGDALARRLPGRCVRITACAVTIAALLPLMLVQLAGTGQLMAFILGFTDESLKTACVVALGALMIAYAAIGGMKGTALIQILKIVTLVGSGALVAVLILRRFDWDPGALFAAAARHSGAGPAFLRSGLEFGTGTRSRLDMIASELTVVLGGACLPHITMRMYTASSARQVRRSMSWAVSIVALFVLVITVVGFGATALLGRTVIAGADPQGNTAYLLGSRAALGTDVSATETFLFTMVTTAIFLTLLASVAGMILACANSLAHDVLSARVQEMPPRREMALARVSALAIGVPTILLATLVERHNLQPLVTLSFCLGASAIAPALVYGLFWRRYTRGGLLATLIGGSLTVLLLMPGTNLVSGSPLAAFPHADFNWFPFTTTGIVSIPAGFLFGWLGTVASGRAKAERQRHQYEAVEGWILAGAVRRGS
- a CDS encoding MFS transporter encodes the protein MGSTTPAIRGGTGTRQETRRRGAVVAALMLAMALAALDSTIVSTAVPQIVGDLGGFSVFSWLFSGYLLAVTVSLPVYGKLSDTFGRKPVLVVGAAVFLLGSLVCAAAWNMAALIAFRVVQGLGGGALQGTVQTLAADLYPLEERPKIQSKLSTVWAVSAIAGPGLGGVLAAYADWRWIFLVNLPIGAAALWLIVRHLHEPQRVKPKDAGTTARARVDWAGALAVFAAGGVLLTALVQGGVAWPWLSAPSLALFAAGLALTGLVVVVERRAAQPVIPGWVWRRRTIAAVNLALGALGLLMVAPSVFLPTYAQSVLGLAPVAAGFVLSVWTLSWPVSAALSQHVYRRIGFRDTALLGIGLAALILFAFPFLPYPGSWWQPTLLMLLLGGALGLFQLPLIVGVQSTVGWSERGTTTASVLFCRQTGQTLGASLFGAVANGVLAARLGGAGDLDSVTRALNAGTAPEATRRAIADAVHAVYLGAAGAAALAFLVLLLLAPRRFPVRGE
- a CDS encoding ABC transporter ATP-binding protein; the encoded protein is MTSAVTIPRHGGTGGPTAVAARARQVVKAYGAGETRVVALDHVDVDIARGQFTAIMGPSGSGKSTLMHCLAGLDTVTSGQIYLDETEITGLKDKKLTQLRRDRIGFIFQAFNLLPTLNALENITLPMDIAGRKPDKAWLDRVVETVGLAGRLKHRPTQLSGGQQQRVAVARALAARPEIIFGDEPTGNLDSRAGAEVLGFLRRSVDELGQTIVMVTHDPVAASYADRVLYLADGRIVDEMYQPTADQVLDRMKDFDARGRTS
- a CDS encoding ABC transporter permease codes for the protein MTVLKTSMRNFFAHKGRMALSAVAVLLSVAFVCGTLVFTDTMNTTFDKLFQATSSDVTVSAKGSSDTGETTSRTGKPPVMPASVVGTVRGAQGVQKAEGTVFSTSVTVIDAKKDKLSPSSGAPTIVGSWNGNDARTMKITSGTAPKGPDQVMVDEDTADKHHLKIGSDIGMISVVGTHHARVSGIAAFKVTNPGAAIFYLDTTTAQQTLVGRTGVYTNINVTAAKGVTNDQLKANVTAALGHGYKVQTAKEVADANQKSVKSFLNVMKYAMLGFAGIAFLVGIFLIINTFSMLVAQRTREIGLMRAIGSSRKQVNRSVLIEALLLGVIGSVLGVGAGVGIAVGLMKLMGQMGMHLSTDDLTIAWTTPAVGVLLGVVVTVLAAYLPARRAGKISPMAALRDAGTPADAKSGVIRAVIGLLLTGAGGFSLYVAGTADKAKAGSGWLGLGVVATLIGFVVIGPLLAAGVVRVLGAIVLRIFGPVGRMAERNALRNPRRTGATGAALMIGLALVACLSVVGSSMVASATDQLDKTVGTDFIVQPDNQQLITPQAVRLIKDTPGLARVTEYRPAQADFTTPDGQTLKDTDITAADPTYATDLRKKTVAGNLKDAYLPDSMSVPEKFAKAHGIHLGSKNTIAFKDGSTARLTVRAITSSDDVIDQGADYTSLATLAKYVPADRMPLDQMVFATAKDGQQAAAYKALKSALHDGYPQLTVRDQTDYKKALKDQIGQLLNMIYGLLALAIIVAVLGVVNTLALSVVERTREIGLMRAIGLSRRQLRRMIRLESVVIALFGALLGLGLGMGWGATAQKLLALQGLKILDIPWPTIITVFVASAFVGLFAALIPAFRAGRMNVLNAIATD